A section of the Pseudomonadota bacterium genome encodes:
- a CDS encoding LD-carboxypeptidase: protein MGKHVNDRHLLFAGDAKSRADDINRAFGDKSIRAIICTRGGSGTLHILPYIDFSMIEKNPKIFIGYSDITALQIAMFNKTRLITFYGPMVATDLGK, encoded by the coding sequence ATGGGGAAACATGTGAATGATAGGCATCTTCTATTTGCAGGTGATGCGAAGTCACGGGCAGACGACATAAACAGGGCGTTCGGGGATAAATCTATTCGTGCAATAATCTGCACGCGCGGTGGCAGCGGGACACTCCACATCCTGCCCTATATTGATTTTTCAATGATCGAAAAAAACCCCAAGATATTTATCGGTTACAGTGATATTACGGCATTGCAGATAGCGATGTTTAATAAAACCAGGCTTATCACGTTTTATGGTCCCATGGTCGCAACGGATCTTGGTAAGG